The proteins below are encoded in one region of Acidobacteriota bacterium:
- the thiS gene encoding sulfur carrier protein ThiS, whose product MLTVNDEPLEYDAGMTVADILRKRNYIWRMLAVFVNGTFVRRGTYDKTPVPDGAEVKVIHQIAGG is encoded by the coding sequence ATGCTGACCGTCAATGACGAACCGCTCGAGTACGACGCAGGGATGACCGTCGCCGACATCCTCAGGAAGCGCAACTACATCTGGCGCATGCTGGCGGTGTTCGTCAACGGCACGTTCGTCCGGCGCGGCACGTACGACAAGACGCCGGTGCCCGACGGCGCCGAGGTCAAAGTCATCCACCAGATCGCGGGGGGCTGA
- a CDS encoding sensor histidine kinase, translated as MISIVNPVRINTRVVLRVYAAVAIVLGVVLVGWGPAWFGIDLGTFLFYKAALVRVVGAVIVAAGCVAIALGRVEDPESRRRGLGWMALGHGVVAAVVLSQHVAIWGSAWSGSATAILTTVAGLLFYVWQFGEGAGPQIWGRMVSLFGDDDVSATYRLRSGYEQSIRQAAAQEERNRLARDLHDSIKQQLFAIHTAAATAQARFDGEPTGARVAIDQIRDSARAAMSEMDAMLQGLRAAPLENVGLVEALKQACEALAFRTGAHVEFTPGEMPSSLTLPPGAQNAIFRIAQEALANIARHARASHVRVALGGSQGDIELMVKDDGSGFDQSRPAHGLGISNMRARAAQHGGRIEMISQPGVGTRVRLTMRGAGPDAGDAKYYGRRAAMFGMIAFINLMIGLGLSRSENDLLIMNIPVSIFMLAGCAHDLLAYRRVRKAPETRR; from the coding sequence ATGATCTCCATCGTCAATCCCGTCCGCATCAACACCCGCGTCGTTCTGCGCGTCTACGCGGCGGTCGCCATCGTGCTGGGCGTCGTGCTGGTCGGCTGGGGGCCTGCCTGGTTTGGCATTGATCTCGGCACGTTCCTCTTCTACAAGGCGGCGCTGGTGCGAGTTGTCGGAGCGGTCATCGTGGCCGCGGGCTGTGTGGCGATCGCGCTCGGTCGCGTGGAGGATCCGGAATCGCGCCGGCGAGGACTTGGTTGGATGGCGCTGGGCCATGGCGTAGTCGCCGCCGTGGTTCTCAGTCAGCATGTCGCCATCTGGGGCAGTGCCTGGTCGGGTTCAGCGACAGCAATACTGACCACAGTGGCGGGGCTGCTCTTCTACGTGTGGCAGTTCGGCGAAGGAGCCGGCCCGCAGATCTGGGGGCGGATGGTCTCCCTGTTTGGCGACGACGACGTCTCCGCCACCTACCGCCTTCGTTCGGGGTACGAGCAGAGCATCCGTCAGGCCGCCGCGCAAGAGGAACGGAACCGCCTTGCCCGCGATCTTCACGACTCGATCAAACAACAACTGTTCGCCATCCACACGGCCGCTGCGACGGCTCAGGCGCGATTCGATGGCGAGCCGACTGGAGCCCGTGTGGCCATCGATCAGATTCGCGACTCCGCCCGTGCGGCCATGAGCGAGATGGATGCCATGCTCCAGGGCCTGCGTGCCGCGCCCCTCGAAAACGTCGGTCTGGTCGAGGCTCTCAAACAGGCATGCGAGGCCCTCGCCTTCAGAACTGGCGCCCATGTTGAATTCACACCAGGCGAAATGCCGTCCAGTTTGACGTTGCCGCCGGGCGCACAGAACGCCATCTTCCGAATCGCCCAGGAGGCGCTTGCCAACATCGCACGTCACGCTCGAGCCAGTCACGTCCGGGTCGCGCTGGGTGGCAGCCAGGGCGACATCGAATTGATGGTCAAAGACGATGGGTCGGGATTCGACCAAAGCCGGCCGGCACACGGCCTGGGCATCTCCAATATGCGCGCCCGGGCAGCACAGCACGGAGGACGCATAGAAATGATCAGTCAGCCTGGCGTCGGCACCCGTGTCCGCCTCACAATGCGTGGCGCTGGACCTGACGCGGGTGATGCAAAGTACTACGGGAGACGGGCGGCGATGTTCGGCATGATCGCGTTCATCAATCTCATGATCGGGCTGGGGCTATCACGTAGCGAGAATGATCTTCTGATCATGAACATCCCGGTGTCGATCTTCATGCTCGCCGGGTGCGCGCACGATCTGCTCGCGTACCGACGCGTGCGCAAGGCCCCCGAGACCCGCCGATGA
- a CDS encoding class I SAM-dependent methyltransferase — protein MSDDTRGTKGAEKAYLSRSGSEPWERAKPFAPPGHNMVGESLSLIHDFAVAIGCLAPVPGERVLDLAAGSCWVSEWLRRLNIDTVSIDIALDMLKLGRDRMGAKPGLVAGDLEHLPFRDASFDKAVCLNAFHHVPDMVKGLAEIRRVLKPGGKVAFSEPGRGHADAGHSTRATGEFGVTEQEIVATDFMRWCVDAGFTDVRIKPIAYAIPWFDLDGDGWAAWGRAAHSKRPLKALSKMWRALLEIFGLGKTGPLAEDAMARDLVRLLRNAMEDHPIIVAQT, from the coding sequence ATGTCAGACGACACTCGCGGGACGAAAGGCGCCGAGAAGGCCTACCTGTCCCGATCGGGTTCGGAGCCCTGGGAGCGTGCCAAGCCGTTTGCCCCGCCCGGCCACAACATGGTCGGCGAGAGCCTGTCGCTCATCCATGATTTCGCCGTCGCGATCGGGTGTCTGGCGCCCGTTCCGGGCGAGCGCGTGCTCGATCTGGCCGCCGGTTCGTGCTGGGTGTCGGAATGGCTGCGACGCCTGAACATTGACACGGTGAGCATCGACATCGCACTCGACATGCTCAAGCTCGGGCGCGATCGGATGGGCGCGAAACCAGGGCTGGTCGCCGGAGATCTGGAGCACCTGCCGTTTCGGGACGCGAGCTTCGACAAGGCAGTGTGCCTCAATGCGTTCCACCACGTTCCTGACATGGTGAAGGGGCTCGCTGAAATCCGACGGGTGTTGAAACCTGGCGGCAAGGTGGCCTTCTCGGAGCCAGGCCGGGGACATGCCGACGCCGGTCATTCGACGCGCGCGACGGGCGAATTTGGCGTCACCGAGCAGGAGATTGTCGCCACTGACTTCATGCGCTGGTGTGTGGACGCCGGGTTCACGGATGTGCGCATCAAGCCCATCGCGTACGCCATTCCCTGGTTCGATCTGGATGGCGATGGCTGGGCCGCGTGGGGACGGGCTGCGCACTCGAAACGGCCGCTGAAGGCGCTATCGAAGATGTGGCGGGCTTTGCTCGAGATCTTCGGACTTGGAAAAACGGGGCCACTCGCCGAGGACGCCATGGCGCGCGACCTCGTCAGGCTGCTGCGCAACGCGATGGAAGATCATCCCATCATCGTCGCCCAGACTTAG
- a CDS encoding aldehyde:ferredoxin oxidoreductase, translating to MSVTYDYKVRTNYTEDVPRLRAAHRILAEFPFTPSLPEKGYTNRTLFIDLDTMTIKEKAVTREMVDIFTGGRGFGLYYLWHATTPTTKWNDPDNEIIISPGPLAGNTQYAGSGKSIVVTISPETDLPIDCNVGGYFGPLVKFCGFDAVEIRGKARSETVVVIDGPRGIIRFEEAEEETPDSHIAGEIFTHMYADDVKDMQNVSVVSAGKAAESAYIGCLNFSWYDPKRAAVRLKQAGRGGTGTVFRDKKLKALVVRGFKMKADLNRAADFPVTVQVGKKINKEIHDHDDEQCHMRRQGTAHLIEVMDAYDLLPVHNFQYGKHPDTPKIDSQVWDKRFTQGIPDHCWYGCGMGCSKGADGHHVRTGPYKGHIVTVDGPEYENAAGLGSNCGLFDPDWMLEVNFYCDTYGIDTISYGTACAFVMECYERGILNKERTGGVELTWGNGEAEVELLHHMWRGEGFGVIVGKGVRYMQNLFIKNGWGDPQLIRDIGMQNKGLEFSQYMSKESLAQQGGYCMTNKGPQHDEAWLIFMDMVNNQIPTFEDKAEALYYFPLFRTWFSLQGLCKLPWNDIEPPDNHEKYPGPEAAKVPEHVDNYLALYTGITGKPLDRASLIDQSARVYNFQRVFNIRRGSGLREHDMPPYRAMGPVTKEEYESRADRYDKQLKEIVGVDPAGKTTEEKMKLHREWRMDRYNKLLDAVYKRRGWTSGGVPTLERLKSLGIDFPEVVELVKPHLG from the coding sequence ATGTCTGTGACCTACGACTACAAAGTCCGAACCAACTATACCGAAGACGTGCCGAGGCTTCGCGCCGCGCATCGGATCCTGGCTGAGTTTCCGTTCACGCCAAGCCTGCCCGAGAAGGGCTACACCAACCGGACGCTCTTCATCGACCTCGACACGATGACCATCAAGGAGAAGGCGGTCACCAGGGAGATGGTGGACATCTTCACAGGGGGGCGCGGTTTCGGTCTCTACTACCTCTGGCATGCGACGACACCGACGACGAAGTGGAATGATCCGGACAACGAAATCATCATCAGCCCTGGTCCGCTGGCTGGCAACACGCAATACGCGGGATCGGGCAAGTCGATCGTCGTGACGATTTCTCCCGAAACCGACCTGCCGATCGACTGCAACGTGGGTGGCTACTTTGGGCCGCTCGTCAAGTTCTGCGGCTTCGACGCGGTCGAGATTCGCGGCAAGGCAAGAAGCGAGACCGTCGTCGTCATCGACGGCCCGCGCGGGATCATCCGCTTCGAAGAGGCGGAGGAAGAGACGCCGGATAGTCATATTGCCGGCGAGATCTTCACGCACATGTACGCCGACGATGTGAAGGACATGCAGAACGTGTCGGTCGTCTCGGCCGGCAAGGCGGCGGAATCCGCGTATATCGGGTGCCTCAACTTTTCATGGTACGACCCGAAGCGCGCCGCCGTGCGCCTCAAGCAGGCGGGGCGCGGCGGCACCGGCACGGTGTTCCGCGACAAGAAGCTGAAGGCGCTCGTCGTGCGGGGCTTCAAGATGAAGGCCGACCTGAATCGCGCGGCCGACTTCCCCGTCACCGTCCAGGTCGGCAAGAAGATCAACAAGGAGATCCACGACCACGACGACGAGCAGTGCCACATGCGGCGGCAGGGCACGGCGCATCTGATCGAGGTGATGGACGCGTACGACCTGCTCCCGGTGCACAATTTCCAGTACGGCAAGCACCCGGACACGCCGAAGATCGACTCGCAGGTGTGGGACAAGCGCTTTACGCAGGGCATTCCCGATCATTGCTGGTACGGCTGCGGCATGGGTTGTTCCAAGGGCGCCGATGGTCATCACGTCCGCACGGGCCCCTACAAGGGCCACATCGTCACGGTGGACGGCCCCGAGTACGAGAACGCTGCCGGTCTCGGATCGAACTGCGGGCTGTTCGATCCCGACTGGATGCTCGAGGTGAACTTTTACTGCGACACGTACGGGATCGATACGATTTCGTACGGCACGGCGTGCGCGTTCGTCATGGAATGCTATGAAAGAGGCATCCTGAACAAGGAGCGCACCGGCGGTGTCGAACTCACGTGGGGCAACGGCGAGGCCGAGGTGGAGCTGCTCCATCACATGTGGCGCGGCGAGGGCTTTGGCGTCATCGTCGGCAAGGGTGTGCGCTACATGCAGAACCTGTTCATCAAGAACGGGTGGGGCGACCCGCAGCTCATTCGCGACATCGGCATGCAAAACAAGGGCCTCGAGTTTTCACAGTACATGTCGAAGGAGTCGCTGGCGCAGCAGGGCGGGTACTGCATGACCAACAAGGGCCCGCAGCATGATGAGGCGTGGCTCATCTTCATGGACATGGTGAACAACCAGATCCCGACCTTCGAGGACAAGGCCGAGGCGCTCTACTACTTCCCGCTCTTCCGCACATGGTTCAGTTTGCAGGGCCTCTGCAAGCTGCCCTGGAACGACATCGAACCGCCGGATAATCACGAGAAATATCCGGGACCCGAGGCCGCGAAAGTCCCGGAGCACGTGGACAACTACCTGGCGCTCTACACGGGCATCACGGGCAAGCCGCTCGACAGGGCGTCGCTGATTGATCAGTCGGCGAGGGTATACAACTTCCAGCGCGTCTTCAATATCCGCAGGGGATCAGGGCTCCGCGAGCACGACATGCCGCCGTACCGGGCGATGGGGCCAGTGACGAAGGAAGAGTACGAGTCGCGCGCCGATCGCTACGACAAGCAGCTCAAAGAGATCGTCGGCGTCGATCCCGCCGGCAAAACGACCGAGGAGAAGATGAAGCTGCACCGCGAGTGGCGGATGGATCGCTACAACAAGCTGCTCGACGCGGTATACAAGCGCCGCGGCTGGACGTCCGGCGGTGTCCCGACACTGGAGCGGCTGAAAAGCCTCGGGATCGATTTCCCGGAAGTTGTGGAGTTGGTCAAGCCGCATTTGGGATAA
- a CDS encoding DPP IV N-terminal domain-containing protein translates to MFLSVAHQRSSLSRLLVVCGLAFAFAVMPAATPRAQKAPPTPKPNYDLASQWTTQKVGRLVFDSSVTPRWLESGDRFWYSYQTRDGRKFLIVDAVKKIRAPLFDHAKMAATLTAITLQPYDAQHLPFTTIRFVKKDSAFQFDVTVPRDAQIVKPKKPAPPEPPAADKKGAAAVKKDGAVVKKYVPVETSDAGTDDDDDQQQRTQQQQQQRGQTGQAGQRPGAATPPPRPRTLHFEYDLATGALDLLDDDYRAPRRPRWVQMSPDEKTIIFARNHNLFMMDAASFALAEKKADDPKIVEVQLTKDGEENYSYARTAPVGGQIEQQQEEDQQTEGDQAATDKNARVAAVMVTWSRDSKKFALVRRDQRKVADLWVIDSLASPRPKLETYRYAMPGEANVPQSELNVFDRDTKAMVKTKIEKFKDQTVSIANMPTRGGGGRGGQGGGAAAGPDAPPPPQWLSETADKLYFTRTSRDLKRVDICVANPETGDVKVLIEERLNTYIDTKPLRLINKGIELVHWSERTGWGHYYLYDAATGALKNAITSGEFVTTSVDGIDEKLRVAFFSALGREAGEDPYYPHLYRVNLDGTGLKLLNPGDASHAANMADSNRYFVDNASRINMAPTSSLYDAMGTLVTPLETTDVSALVDAGFKYPEPFKVKADDGITDLFGVMYKPFDFDPAKKYPVILYVYPGPQQESVTKTFNPRSGSMSLAQFGFIVVEVGNRGGSPQRSKWYHNYGYGNLRDYGLADKKAAVEQLARKNTFIDINKVGIWGHSGGGFMSTAAMLVYPDFFKVAVSESGNHENNIYNNTWSEKHQGVKEVVDKDGNITFEYNIEKNSELAKNLKGHLMLSTGDIDNNVHPANTYRLIDALIKANKRFDFVVLPGQRHGYATAGAYFNMVRADYFCRWLLGEASESVDIVELNREREQVGDKRVVRQ, encoded by the coding sequence ATGTTCCTGTCCGTAGCTCACCAGCGTTCGAGCCTGTCGCGCCTGCTCGTCGTGTGCGGCCTCGCCTTCGCCTTTGCCGTGATGCCGGCCGCTACACCTCGCGCCCAGAAAGCGCCGCCCACGCCGAAGCCGAACTACGACCTGGCCTCTCAGTGGACAACACAGAAGGTCGGCCGGCTCGTCTTCGATTCTTCTGTGACGCCGAGATGGCTCGAAAGCGGCGACCGCTTCTGGTACAGCTATCAGACCCGCGACGGTCGCAAGTTCCTTATCGTTGACGCAGTCAAGAAGATCAGAGCGCCGCTCTTCGATCACGCGAAGATGGCGGCGACGCTGACCGCGATCACGCTCCAGCCCTACGACGCGCAGCATCTGCCGTTTACAACCATCAGGTTTGTGAAGAAGGACTCGGCCTTCCAGTTCGACGTCACCGTGCCGCGTGATGCCCAGATCGTCAAACCGAAGAAACCGGCGCCGCCAGAGCCGCCTGCGGCTGACAAGAAGGGCGCGGCGGCCGTGAAAAAGGACGGAGCGGTCGTCAAGAAGTACGTCCCGGTCGAAACCAGCGACGCTGGCACCGATGACGACGACGATCAGCAGCAACGTACCCAGCAACAGCAGCAGCAGCGCGGGCAGACGGGCCAGGCCGGCCAGAGGCCTGGCGCGGCCACGCCTCCGCCGCGCCCGAGGACGCTGCACTTCGAGTACGACCTCGCCACCGGCGCGCTGGATCTGCTTGATGACGACTATCGGGCGCCCAGGAGACCCCGGTGGGTGCAGATGTCGCCCGATGAGAAGACCATCATCTTCGCGCGGAACCACAACCTGTTCATGATGGATGCCGCCAGTTTCGCGCTCGCCGAGAAGAAGGCCGACGATCCCAAGATCGTCGAAGTGCAACTGACGAAGGACGGCGAGGAGAACTACAGCTACGCGCGAACGGCGCCGGTCGGCGGCCAGATCGAGCAGCAGCAGGAAGAGGACCAGCAGACTGAAGGCGACCAGGCCGCAACCGATAAGAACGCCCGCGTGGCTGCCGTGATGGTGACGTGGTCGCGCGATTCAAAGAAGTTCGCCCTGGTTCGCCGCGACCAACGGAAGGTCGCGGACCTGTGGGTCATCGATTCGCTGGCGTCACCAAGGCCCAAGCTCGAGACCTACCGCTACGCCATGCCCGGCGAAGCCAACGTGCCGCAGTCCGAACTCAATGTGTTCGATCGCGACACCAAGGCGATGGTCAAGACGAAGATCGAGAAGTTCAAGGACCAGACCGTGTCGATCGCCAACATGCCGACGCGTGGCGGCGGCGGCCGCGGTGGCCAGGGCGGCGGTGCCGCCGCCGGACCGGATGCGCCTCCGCCACCGCAGTGGCTGAGCGAAACCGCCGACAAGCTCTATTTCACCCGCACGAGTCGAGATCTGAAGAGAGTCGACATCTGCGTTGCCAATCCGGAGACGGGAGACGTCAAGGTCCTCATCGAGGAGCGCCTCAACACGTACATCGACACCAAGCCGCTGCGCCTCATCAACAAGGGCATCGAGTTGGTGCACTGGTCCGAGCGGACCGGGTGGGGGCACTATTACCTCTACGACGCCGCCACAGGCGCCCTCAAGAATGCCATCACGTCTGGCGAGTTCGTGACGACCAGTGTCGATGGCATCGACGAGAAACTCCGCGTCGCCTTCTTCTCCGCGCTTGGCCGGGAGGCCGGCGAGGATCCCTACTACCCCCATCTCTACCGCGTGAATCTCGACGGCACGGGCCTCAAGCTGCTCAACCCCGGCGATGCGTCGCACGCGGCGAACATGGCGGACTCCAACCGGTACTTCGTCGACAACGCCTCGCGCATCAACATGGCGCCGACATCCTCGCTCTACGACGCGATGGGCACGCTGGTCACGCCACTCGAGACCACGGACGTGAGCGCGCTTGTCGACGCGGGCTTCAAGTACCCGGAGCCGTTCAAGGTGAAGGCCGACGATGGGATCACGGACCTGTTCGGGGTGATGTACAAGCCGTTCGACTTCGATCCGGCGAAGAAGTACCCGGTCATCCTCTACGTGTATCCTGGCCCGCAGCAGGAGAGCGTGACCAAGACGTTCAACCCGCGCAGCGGCAGCATGTCGCTGGCGCAGTTCGGTTTCATCGTCGTCGAAGTGGGGAACCGGGGTGGCAGCCCGCAGCGCTCGAAGTGGTACCACAACTACGGCTACGGCAACCTGCGCGACTACGGCCTGGCCGACAAGAAGGCGGCGGTCGAGCAACTCGCCCGCAAGAACACGTTCATCGACATCAACAAGGTCGGCATCTGGGGCCACTCGGGCGGTGGGTTTATGTCCACGGCTGCGATGCTGGTGTACCCGGACTTCTTCAAGGTGGCGGTGTCGGAATCAGGCAACCACGAAAACAACATCTACAACAACACGTGGAGCGAGAAGCACCAAGGCGTCAAGGAAGTCGTCGACAAGGACGGCAACATCACGTTTGAGTACAACATCGAGAAGAACTCGGAGCTGGCGAAAAACCTCAAAGGCCACCTGATGTTGTCGACCGGTGATATTGACAACAACGTGCACCCGGCGAACACCTACCGGCTGATCGATGCTCTGATCAAGGCGAACAAGCGGTTCGACTTCGTCGTGCTGCCCGGCCAGCGGCACGGCTACGCGACGGCCGGCGCGTACTTCAACATGGTGCGCGCCGACTACTTCTGCCGATGGTTGCTCGGCGAAGCGTCGGAGAGCGTGGATATCGTCGAGTTGAACCGCGAACGGGAGCAGGTCGGCGACAAACGTGTAGTGAGGCAGTAG
- a CDS encoding response regulator transcription factor, with translation MSTITVALVDDHRVVTRSLKSYLESFPDFRVVGIAASGEELLEHLSEWRPQVVVQDLLLPGGIDGIETTRRALAREPSVRVVALTASIDEGRMMAALRAGATGYVRKDAEPETLLAAIRAVARGKTFIDPFVARRIAEDATAHEELTAREREVLRHVALGLSNKDIAEALSVSEETIKTHVGHLLGKLGVENRAQAIVQALKRSLISLDELD, from the coding sequence ATGAGCACGATCACCGTCGCCCTCGTCGACGATCACCGCGTCGTCACGCGCAGCCTCAAGAGCTACCTCGAGTCATTCCCGGACTTTCGCGTGGTGGGCATTGCGGCAAGCGGAGAGGAACTGCTGGAGCACCTGTCGGAGTGGCGGCCGCAGGTTGTCGTCCAGGACCTGCTCCTGCCTGGCGGCATCGACGGCATCGAAACAACCCGCCGCGCACTTGCCCGGGAACCCTCGGTACGGGTCGTAGCGCTCACGGCGTCGATCGACGAGGGACGCATGATGGCCGCGTTGCGGGCGGGTGCGACGGGCTATGTCCGTAAGGATGCGGAGCCGGAGACGTTGCTCGCGGCCATCCGCGCCGTCGCCCGTGGCAAGACGTTCATCGATCCATTCGTGGCTCGCCGTATTGCCGAGGATGCGACTGCCCACGAGGAGTTGACCGCCCGTGAGCGCGAAGTGCTGCGGCATGTGGCGTTGGGCCTGTCGAACAAGGACATCGCAGAAGCGCTGTCGGTCAGCGAGGAGACCATCAAGACGCACGTCGGTCACTTGCTCGGTAAGCTGGGCGTGGAGAATCGTGCACAGGCCATCGTGCAGGCGCTGAAGCGCAGCCTGATCTCGCTCGACGAACTCGATTAG
- a CDS encoding glutamine synthetase family protein: protein MTHHPSSAATSPERSDPTQTLRRQIGKSPASWAVDDLVAFVRDRRIRVLSLMHVGGDGWLKTLDFVPRDAEHLADVLAGGERADGSSLFGDLGIPIGASDIVMRPRLSTAFIDPFSPEPTLAVLCSHYNRQGEPLAESPDTLVRAAYKRLVENTGVEWQALGEIEFFLGQRGEDAQVYGANERGYHASSPFVFGEALRRQALTHLAEMGVPVKYGHSEVGYVEADATDSRVWEQHEIELWLQPLPEAADAVVLTEWVLRNLAQRNGMLCSFAPMARQGHAGSGMHFHFAPCSNGTFLPHTGPDGRLTSEAKWLICGLVTHGGALMAFGNRSRDSFIRLSQGKEAPSVLTWGRYNRRALIRIPIVPTDAQGRPTSAETIEFRLPDGSTHPHLLLAGVAQAVVAGKSTPDPDGLLDRTAVTAHGAASVANRVPLTFAEIADHLVGSRAVLEAGGVFTSNLLDRVIALLRA from the coding sequence TGACGCATCATCCTTCTTCCGCCGCCACGTCACCGGAGCGGTCCGATCCAACGCAGACGCTTCGCCGCCAGATCGGAAAATCCCCGGCGTCGTGGGCCGTTGACGATCTTGTCGCGTTTGTCCGCGATCGCCGTATTCGCGTGCTGTCGCTGATGCACGTGGGGGGAGACGGATGGCTGAAGACGCTCGACTTCGTCCCGCGCGATGCCGAACACCTGGCGGACGTGTTGGCCGGCGGCGAACGGGCCGACGGGTCGAGCCTCTTTGGAGATCTCGGAATCCCAATTGGCGCATCCGACATCGTGATGCGGCCGCGGTTGTCGACAGCATTCATCGATCCGTTCTCGCCGGAACCGACGCTCGCCGTCCTCTGCAGCCACTACAACCGCCAGGGCGAGCCCCTGGCCGAATCGCCGGACACGCTGGTTCGGGCGGCCTACAAACGCCTGGTTGAGAACACTGGCGTCGAGTGGCAGGCGCTCGGCGAGATCGAGTTCTTCCTGGGCCAGCGCGGCGAAGACGCCCAGGTCTACGGCGCGAACGAACGCGGGTACCACGCCAGTTCGCCCTTCGTGTTTGGCGAGGCACTCCGGCGGCAGGCCCTGACGCACCTGGCCGAGATGGGTGTGCCTGTGAAGTACGGCCACTCGGAAGTGGGCTACGTCGAAGCCGATGCCACCGATTCGCGCGTGTGGGAACAGCACGAGATCGAGCTATGGCTCCAGCCGCTGCCCGAAGCCGCCGACGCCGTCGTGCTGACCGAATGGGTGCTGCGCAACCTGGCGCAGCGCAATGGGATGCTCTGCAGTTTCGCGCCGATGGCGCGCCAGGGTCACGCCGGCAGCGGCATGCACTTCCACTTCGCGCCATGCTCCAACGGCACCTTCCTGCCGCACACGGGACCGGACGGCCGCCTCACCAGTGAGGCCAAGTGGCTCATCTGCGGCCTGGTCACTCACGGCGGCGCGCTGATGGCGTTCGGCAACCGCAGCCGCGACTCGTTCATCCGGTTGAGCCAGGGCAAGGAAGCCCCAAGCGTGCTGACATGGGGACGCTACAATCGCCGGGCGCTTATCCGGATCCCGATCGTGCCCACCGATGCGCAGGGACGGCCGACCAGCGCTGAGACGATTGAATTCCGCCTCCCCGACGGATCCACCCATCCGCACCTGCTGCTGGCCGGCGTGGCGCAGGCAGTGGTCGCGGGCAAGTCGACCCCGGATCCGGATGGATTGCTCGATCGCACGGCCGTCACGGCGCACGGGGCCGCATCGGTGGCGAACCGCGTGCCGCTGACGTTTGCCGAGATCGCCGATCATCTCGTCGGAAGCCGCGCGGTGCTCGAGGCCGGCGGCGTGTTCACGTCGAACCTGCTCGATCGGGTCATCGCGCTGCTCAGAGCGTAA
- the bcp gene encoding thioredoxin-dependent thiol peroxidase, translating to MPQLKPGDKAPAFSLKDQQGKSVKLSAFKGQKVLIYFYPKADTPGCTKQSCNVRDARPTFGKLGVAAIGISPDKPEAQQKFDTKFSLGFPLLADTDHAVAEAYGVWGEKSMYGRKYFGIVRSSFLIDEKGKIAQAWYTVSPDETVPLAIAALKGA from the coding sequence ATGCCGCAACTGAAACCTGGCGATAAGGCCCCCGCGTTCTCGCTCAAGGACCAGCAGGGGAAATCCGTGAAGCTCTCTGCATTCAAGGGTCAGAAGGTCCTGATCTACTTCTATCCGAAGGCCGACACACCGGGCTGCACGAAGCAGTCGTGCAATGTGCGCGACGCGAGGCCAACCTTCGGCAAACTGGGCGTCGCCGCCATCGGCATCAGCCCTGACAAACCCGAGGCCCAGCAGAAGTTCGACACCAAGTTCAGCTTGGGTTTCCCGCTGCTGGCCGACACGGATCACGCGGTGGCGGAGGCATACGGTGTGTGGGGCGAGAAGTCGATGTACGGACGGAAGTACTTCGGCATCGTCCGCTCGTCGTTCCTGATCGACGAGAAGGGGAAGATCGCGCAGGCGTGGTACACGGTCTCGCCCGACGAGACCGTGCCACTGGCCATCGCGGCGCTGAAAGGCGCCTGA
- a CDS encoding rubrerythrin family protein, with protein MPTSIDNLKDAFAGESQANQKYRAFAAKAEQEGLPSIARLFRTTAEAERIHAEGHLRALDAIQSTAENLKAAISGETYEFTEMYPPMLATAEAEGHKAKRMFGYAVEAEAVHARLYQAALDAVLQGRDLAETHFYLCPICGYIELGTPPDECPICGAKKSRFVEI; from the coding sequence ATGCCGACAAGCATTGACAATCTGAAAGACGCATTTGCCGGGGAAAGTCAGGCGAACCAGAAATACCGGGCATTTGCCGCGAAAGCGGAGCAGGAGGGACTTCCGAGCATCGCTCGCTTGTTCCGGACCACGGCCGAGGCGGAACGGATTCACGCCGAAGGGCACCTGCGTGCGCTCGACGCGATCCAGTCCACCGCGGAGAACCTGAAGGCCGCCATCAGCGGCGAGACATATGAGTTCACCGAGATGTACCCGCCGATGCTGGCGACCGCCGAAGCCGAAGGGCACAAGGCGAAGCGCATGTTCGGCTATGCCGTCGAAGCCGAAGCCGTCCACGCCAGGCTGTACCAGGCGGCGCTCGATGCGGTCCTGCAGGGCCGGGATCTGGCCGAGACGCACTTCTATCTGTGTCCGATCTGCGGCTACATCGAACTCGGGACACCGCCGGACGAATGCCCGATCTGTGGCGCGAAGAAATCCCGGTTTGTCGAAATCTAG